In a single window of the Methanobrevibacter sp. genome:
- a CDS encoding 2,5-diamino-6-(ribosylamino)-4(3H)-pyrimidinone 5'-phosphate reductase — protein MRPYVILSAAMTLDGKIATKTGSSNISGKKDLERVHELRKECDAIMVGIGTVIADDPRLTVHKIDANPDDNPVRVVVDSKCRTPIDARITNSDAKTIIACARDYKEDLMASEKYETFRKRKVKFFYSGSERVDLKLLMSYLHEEGIDKLMLEGGSTLNFSMLKAGLIDEIRVCVAPMVVGGAESKTFFDGEGFDLMDEAVRFELTDSYELEKDLILTYKVLK, from the coding sequence ATGAGACCTTATGTAATATTAAGTGCTGCTATGACATTGGATGGTAAAATCGCAACAAAAACAGGAAGCTCAAACATTTCAGGTAAAAAGGACCTTGAAAGGGTTCATGAACTTAGAAAGGAATGTGATGCAATCATGGTTGGAATCGGGACTGTAATTGCTGATGATCCAAGACTTACTGTTCACAAAATTGATGCAAATCCTGATGATAATCCAGTACGTGTAGTAGTTGACAGCAAATGCAGAACACCAATTGATGCAAGAATAACAAATTCCGATGCAAAAACAATCATTGCATGTGCAAGAGACTACAAGGAGGATTTGATGGCTTCTGAGAAATATGAAACATTTAGAAAAAGGAAAGTCAAGTTCTTCTATTCTGGAAGCGAAAGGGTGGATTTGAAACTGCTCATGAGCTATCTTCACGAAGAGGGAATTGATAAGCTTATGCTTGAAGGTGGTTCAACTTTAAATTTCTCAATGTTAAAAGCAGGTCTCATTGATGAGATAAGAGTATGTGTTGCACCGATGGTTGTTGGTGGTGCAGAGTCCAAAACATTTTTTGACGGTGAAGGTTTTGATTTGATGGATGAAGCAGTCAGATTTGAACTCACTGATTCATATGAGTTAGAAAAAGATTTGATTTTAACATATAAAGTGTTAAAATAA
- a CDS encoding DUF2115 domain-containing protein yields the protein MKASQLLEIIKKDIKDYPIEYLRNKVTDDRYKDPLTKKLAKYNSNVYDDIYETVILDDFDIKDKVIENMRQDIKFYFDNYSGGEDEHSLFAENISLYLALIAKKPLHPYGEDKKEEIYFSNDSYYCKGRMKYIHDKKSLCRYCVCKNVGFMDLF from the coding sequence ATGAAAGCATCCCAACTTTTAGAAATCATCAAAAAGGATATCAAAGACTATCCTATCGAATACTTGAGAAATAAAGTAACCGATGACAGGTACAAAGATCCTCTTACTAAAAAACTTGCAAAATATAACTCAAATGTGTATGATGATATATATGAGACAGTTATCTTGGATGATTTTGACATCAAGGACAAAGTAATTGAAAATATGCGTCAAGATATTAAATTTTATTTCGACAACTATAGCGGAGGTGAAGACGAACATTCATTATTCGCTGAAAACATTTCACTATACTTGGCACTAATAGCTAAAAAACCACTTCACCCATATGGCGAAGACAAAAAAGAAGAAATATATTTTTCAAACGACTCCTACTACTGCAAGGGCCGTATGAAATATATTCATGATAAAAAATCATTATGCAGATATTGCGTCTGCAAAAATGTTGGATTTATGGATTTATTTTAA
- a CDS encoding histidinol phosphate phosphatase domain-containing protein yields MNKRIDLHMHTLFSDGELLPSELARRALKLKHKVIAMTDHVDWSNVEAIPTIQDAIDDINENWDITAVLGAEVTHAPLESIDGIAKRAKELGAKIVVVHGETLNEPVLPGTNRAAVESKYVDILGHPGLITKEEAEIALKNDIYLEISARKGHCLGNGHVANIAREVGNKLLVDTDSHAPGDLITFEKSYKVALGAGLNHDEAMKAIVDNPHELLKSKGIL; encoded by the coding sequence TTGAACAAAAGAATCGATTTACATATGCATACATTATTCAGTGACGGTGAATTATTGCCATCTGAACTTGCAAGAAGAGCTTTGAAGTTAAAGCATAAAGTAATAGCTATGACAGACCACGTTGACTGGTCAAATGTTGAAGCAATACCAACAATCCAGGATGCAATCGATGACATCAATGAAAACTGGGACATTACTGCAGTTTTAGGAGCAGAAGTAACCCATGCACCACTTGAATCCATTGACGGAATTGCAAAACGTGCAAAAGAGTTAGGTGCTAAAATAGTTGTTGTCCACGGTGAAACATTAAACGAACCTGTGCTTCCAGGTACCAACCGTGCAGCTGTTGAATCCAAATACGTTGATATTTTAGGACACCCTGGGTTAATTACAAAAGAAGAAGCTGAAATAGCACTTAAAAATGATATTTATCTTGAAATTTCAGCACGTAAAGGACACTGCCTTGGAAATGGTCATGTTGCAAACATTGCACGTGAAGTTGGAAACAAATTGCTTGTAGATACTGACTCCCATGCTCCTGGAGACTTGATTACTTTTGAAAAATCATACAAAGTTGCATTAGGTGCAGGATTAAATCATGACGAAGCTATGAAAGCTATTGTTGATAATCCTCATGAATTACTCAAAAGCAAAGGAATTTTATGA
- a CDS encoding FprA family A-type flavoprotein, with product MKAKAFKMADGVYWVGVIHWNSRTFHGYGIPGTTYNAYLVFGEEKTVLIDNVYRGLFEQFDARVKDAFEQEGKEFKIDVFVQNHSEMDHSTFLRDTIAKYNPDAEIYASQNCINFLEAQYHNFSDLEITPVATGDEIDIGGRTLKFISAPMLHWPDSMFTFLAEEGILFSNDAFGQHVCHSKRLDSDYSVDYLLREAQKYYANLVTLGSPMLRMKLQELTDSGLLEQIKMIAPCHGQIWTNPAPIVEKYSEWGSGVCKDKITVIYDTMHHSTEKLAFQIAEGIMSEGVEVEMYFMQEDGPDDVITDILDSKAIAIGAPTMMNKPFPRIGNMLYWLDCVNFKGTGSEKNALIFSSKGWGGGAVAKLQRDLEKAGFNVTDTMDVLFVPDEDVLAEAFEKGAELARSIKE from the coding sequence ATGAAAGCAAAAGCATTTAAAATGGCAGATGGGGTTTACTGGGTAGGTGTAATCCACTGGAATAGTAGAACTTTCCACGGATATGGAATTCCTGGTACCACATACAATGCATACTTGGTATTCGGTGAAGAAAAAACAGTTTTAATCGATAATGTCTACAGGGGATTATTCGAACAATTCGATGCAAGAGTAAAAGATGCATTCGAACAAGAAGGAAAAGAATTCAAAATCGATGTATTTGTCCAAAACCACTCTGAAATGGACCACTCAACATTCTTGAGAGATACTATTGCAAAATACAATCCTGATGCAGAAATCTACGCATCACAAAATTGTATAAACTTTTTGGAAGCTCAATATCACAACTTCTCTGATTTGGAAATCACTCCTGTTGCAACCGGAGATGAAATCGACATTGGTGGAAGAACCTTAAAATTCATATCAGCACCAATGCTTCACTGGCCTGACAGTATGTTTACATTTTTAGCAGAAGAAGGAATTTTATTCTCAAATGATGCATTCGGTCAACACGTATGTCACTCAAAAAGATTAGACAGCGATTATTCTGTTGACTACCTTTTAAGAGAAGCACAAAAATACTATGCTAATCTTGTAACATTAGGTTCTCCAATGCTCAGAATGAAATTACAGGAGTTAACAGACAGCGGTCTTTTAGAACAAATTAAAATGATTGCACCATGTCACGGTCAAATCTGGACAAATCCAGCACCAATCGTTGAAAAATACTCAGAATGGGGATCTGGTGTATGTAAAGACAAAATCACTGTTATCTATGACACCATGCACCACTCAACCGAAAAATTAGCATTCCAAATTGCTGAAGGTATTATGAGTGAAGGCGTAGAAGTTGAAATGTACTTCATGCAGGAAGACGGTCCTGATGATGTAATTACTGACATTTTGGACTCAAAAGCTATTGCAATCGGTGCTCCTACAATGATGAACAAGCCGTTCCCAAGAATCGGTAACATGTTATACTGGTTGGACTGCGTAAACTTCAAAGGAACCGGCAGTGAGAAAAATGCTTTAATCTTCTCATCCAAAGGATGGGGTGGAGGAGCAGTAGCTAAACTCCAAAGAGACTTGGAAAAAGCAGGATTTAATGTAACTGACACTATGGATGTTTTATTCGTACCTGATGAGGATGTACTTGCTGAAGCATTCGAAAAAGGTGCAGAACTTGCTCGTTCTATCAAAGAATAA
- a CDS encoding flavodoxin → MSNLIIYYSREGENYFGGELKNIEKGNTEVITDYIQEFTGADLFKVEPKVPYPESYMECTEVAKKERKDDARPEIKESVGDISSYDTIYIGFPNWWGTLPMPMWTQLEQLDFSGKTVKPFVTHEGSGFGRSLKDLDDLCKGAEIMNGLSIPGANVYNSKDTVKLWVDE, encoded by the coding sequence ATGTCAAACTTAATTATTTATTATTCAAGAGAAGGGGAAAATTACTTCGGCGGTGAACTCAAAAACATCGAAAAAGGAAATACTGAAGTAATCACTGATTATATTCAAGAATTCACTGGTGCTGATCTGTTTAAAGTCGAACCGAAAGTTCCATATCCTGAATCTTATATGGAATGCACTGAAGTTGCTAAAAAAGAAAGAAAAGATGATGCAAGGCCTGAAATTAAAGAGTCCGTTGGTGATATATCTTCATATGATACAATTTATATTGGTTTTCCAAACTGGTGGGGAACACTTCCAATGCCTATGTGGACACAATTGGAACAGCTTGACTTTTCAGGAAAAACAGTTAAGCCGTTCGTTACTCATGAAGGGTCTGGTTTCGGCAGATCTCTAAAGGATTTGGATGATTTATGCAAAGGTGCAGAAATTATGAATGGTTTATCAATTCCCGGTGCTAATGTATATAATTCAAAAGATACTGTAAAATTATGGGTTGATGAATAA